One Festucalex cinctus isolate MCC-2025b chromosome 3, RoL_Fcin_1.0, whole genome shotgun sequence DNA window includes the following coding sequences:
- the LOC144016255 gene encoding ethanolamine kinase 2 encodes MKTSDDLLHLDVHVDERDARTSVLDLLGTLRPHWSPQDIRMKTFTEGITNQLLGCSVDESDCVLVRVYGKRTELFVDRQREVEMFHLLHAHGCGPQIYCSFRNGICYQFVPGDVLEDKLLYQPSVYRLIAAEMARIHSICPTSAHPPKRLLWTKLSHLLTLLKDSGKLAGSSPAPGPQLPSLARLSTEAESLERHLSPLGSPTVLCHNDLLTKNIIHDRQQGTVRFIDYEYAEYNYQAFDIGNHFNEFAGVQDLDYSRCPSRRLQSDWLEAYLLSYKHCTGQDVSVTRDEVTRLYVQVCKFSLASNFFWGLWAILQSHYSSIDFDFHRYAVARLNRYFEKKEEYFLMK; translated from the exons ATGAAGACGAGCGATGATCTTCTCCACCTTGACGTCCACGTGGACGAACGTGACGCTCGTACATCCGTCCTGGACCTCCTCGGAACGCTGAGACCTCACTGGAGTCCGCAAGACATCCGCATGAAG ACATTCACTGAGGGCATCACCAACCAGCTGCTGGGCTGCTCCGTGGACGAGTCCGACTGCGTGCTGGTGCGAGTCTACGGCAAACGGACCGAGCTGTTCGTGGACCGCCAGCGGGAGGTGGAAATGTTCCATCTCCTCCACGCTCACGGCTGCGGGCCGCAGATCTACTGCAGCTTCCGCAACGGCATCTGCTACCAGTTTGTCCCTGGAGACGTGCTCGAGGACAAGCTGCTGTACCAGCCCTCCGTGTACAG ATTGATCGCGGCAGAGATGGCGAGAATCCACTCTATCTGTCCAACCAGCGCTCACCCCCCCAAGCGCCTGCTGTGGACCAAGTTGTCTCATCTTCTCACGCTTTTAAAGGACAGCGGCAAACTCGCCGGGTCGAG TCCCGCGCCCGGCCCGCAGTTGCCCAGCTTGGCGAGGTTGTCGACGGAGGCCGAGTCACTGGAGCGACACCTCTCGCCGTTGGGCTCGCCCACCGTGTTGTGTCACAACGACCTCCTGACCAAAAACATCATCCACGACCGGCAGCAGG GGACGGTGAGATTCATCGACTATGAGTATGCCGAGTACAATTACCAGGCCTTCGATATTGGCAATCACTTCAATGAATTTGCTG GCGTCCAGGATCTAGACTACAGCCGCTGCCCGAGCCGCCGCCTGCAGAGCGACTGGCTGGAGGCCTACCTGTTGAGCTACAAACACTGCACGGGGCAAGACGTCAGCGTCACGCGGGACGAGGTGACGCGACTCTACGTGCAAGTCTGCAAGTTCTCCTTG GCATCCAACTTCTTCTGGGGTTTGTGGGCAATTCTCCAGTCTCATTACTCCTCGATTGATTTTGACTTCCACAG